The window GCAATTTCTATTAGTAGTAAGGCAAACGTTAGGAGTGTAAATAAAGGATTAAATTTTAGTGTCATTTATATTTCAATTTTAGGACCTAAAAATTTAGGTTGTTTGTTAATTACGATGTCTATTATAGCTTTAGTTCGAGCTAAATATTCTCTAACTTTTGTACGAAATCCGTAACGCCCTTTGATAGCTTTAGCATTAAAGGCTATAACGTTTAAGTCATTGTTTTCTGCAAGGTAAATAGCGCGTTCGTTATGGAATTGTTGTGATATAATTGTAAAACTGTTTAGTCCAAATATCTTTTTGGCTCTGACTACCGAATCTAATGTTCTGAAGCCTGCATAGTCCAATATGATTTTATCCTCAGGAACACCCAACAGCATCAGATCTTGCTTAAATGTAGAAGGCTCGTCATAATCTGCGGTGCTGTTATCGCCACTAATTAAAAGGTATTCGATTTTTTTATTTTGATAGAGTAGGAAAGCTGCCTCCAAACGGTATTTGTAATACAAATTGACACGGTTACTATGACCAACATATTTACCTGCACCTAATACTAATCCAACTCTGTTTTTTGGAATAGTATCAATAGTACTATACAGTTTTCCTTCGGCATTATAGTTAATATGAAAATTAGCTAGTAAAATAGCAAGCACTAAAAGGATGGCTAATTTGAAACCACGTATGATATATTTTTTCATGTTTAATAGTTTAAATTAATAAAAATGGACCCTCGTAAATTACTAATTGAGGTATTAAGTAATCCTTTGTAATCTAAGTTGTAAAAAGTATTAGCACTTTTTCCAATACGATAGGATTTTAGATAGTATTTCCAGTATTCTGGCAATATTATAGACCCAATGGCAATGACACCAAAAAGGTAAATACTGCGTTTTCCATTTCCAAAACAGAGGTATTGTAAAGCAATTTCGTCTTCTTCATTACTATTATAACCAGTCATCACATGATAGGCGTCGTGACGTTCTACTTTAGGAATTAATTCGAATCCATTGCTGTCTAAAAACAGTCCTAAATGATGACCAAAAGTTTTAGGACTGTATTCTAGCAATTGCTCTTTTTTAATACCCCAAGGTTGGTTAGTTTTAAAATAGGTTGTGTAAATATGTTGTGTGACTTTAAAAAGCCAAGCGATTAATTGTTTACGTTGTTTTTTCATAGATTTATTGTTTTGCAAACCATACCCAAGATTGACAGGTTGTTATAAAGGCTGAGGTGAAAAAGATTAGTCTTAAGGAGTCAATATGTGTTGACATTAGAATGAATACAGCAAAGCAAAAAAAGAGCATGGCGTAATACGGAAAGTATAATTTGAATATAGACTTACGACTTATTTTGTTAATGTCTCCATAAACATAAAAAGGATAAATCGTGATAGCAATAGTTAGTAAGCAAGTTAAAAATATAGGTAAAAATGAAATAAAAACAAAAAACAAGACGTCGCTTATATTTACGTGTTTTATATATAATAACCAAAATAT is drawn from Psychroserpens sp. NJDZ02 and contains these coding sequences:
- a CDS encoding vancomycin high temperature exclusion protein, whose product is MKKYIIRGFKLAILLVLAILLANFHINYNAEGKLYSTIDTIPKNRVGLVLGAGKYVGHSNRVNLYYKYRLEAAFLLYQNKKIEYLLISGDNSTADYDEPSTFKQDLMLLGVPEDKIILDYAGFRTLDSVVRAKKIFGLNSFTIISQQFHNERAIYLAENNDLNVIAFNAKAIKGRYGFRTKVREYLARTKAIIDIVINKQPKFLGPKIEI
- a CDS encoding Coq4 family protein, yielding MKKQRKQLIAWLFKVTQHIYTTYFKTNQPWGIKKEQLLEYSPKTFGHHLGLFLDSNGFELIPKVERHDAYHVMTGYNSNEEDEIALQYLCFGNGKRSIYLFGVIAIGSIILPEYWKYYLKSYRIGKSANTFYNLDYKGLLNTSISNLRGSIFINLNY